A stretch of Ignavibacteriota bacterium DNA encodes these proteins:
- a CDS encoding T9SS type A sorting domain-containing protein, which yields MKSTILFVALVFLASSCLHAQSSANFVIEADLFDSGGLGNASPKSASFAMISIIAQSAARNSSTSTTYDLSSGVICLFCGKAGPVGVESTTATSAFFLGQSYPNPASAGADGIVFVQYSLSSPARISLRLRDLYGRVVATVYNGDKSGGLHTASLDVSDLTRGNYILELESPGALLSRMITVLR from the coding sequence ATGAAATCCACGATTCTATTCGTCGCCTTGGTATTCCTCGCATCGTCGTGTCTTCACGCGCAGTCGAGCGCAAATTTCGTCATCGAAGCGGACTTGTTCGATTCAGGCGGTCTCGGCAATGCATCGCCGAAAAGTGCATCATTCGCGATGATCTCGATTATCGCCCAATCCGCCGCGAGGAACTCGTCAACAAGCACTACTTACGATCTCTCCTCCGGCGTCATCTGCCTTTTCTGCGGAAAAGCAGGTCCAGTGGGCGTTGAAAGCACCACCGCGACGAGTGCGTTTTTTCTCGGGCAATCCTATCCTAATCCAGCCAGTGCCGGAGCAGACGGGATCGTGTTTGTCCAGTACAGCCTCTCGTCGCCCGCTCGCATCTCGCTCCGTCTGCGCGATCTGTATGGTCGTGTCGTCGCCACGGTATACAACGGAGACAAAAGCGGAGGTCTGCATACTGCCTCGCTTGACGTCTCAGATCTGACACGAGGCAATTACATCCTCGAACTCGAGTCGCCCGGCGCCTTGCTCAGCCGCATGATAACCGTGCTGAGATAA
- a CDS encoding AAA family ATPase has protein sequence MRTLHGYTLGESLYEGSRTLVFRGRRDSDGSPVVLKFLRAEYPGARDLARRGMEFEIMRRISSDRVVRTITLETAGNGKALVLEDFGGASLSNVLAARRPELPECLDIAIGIVEGIAAIHDQHIIHKDINPGNVIYASGTGELRIADFDIASMLTREQPEILHPRRLEGTLSYISPEQTGRMNRAIDYRTDFYSLGVTLYVLFTGRRPFDAVDPLELVHSHIARTPAEPHTVDDTVPVVLSQLVMRLLEKTPEARYQSALGIHRDLVECRDRLQREGAIAPFALGAHDVSERFHIPQRLYGREHEIGQLLEAFDRVATGTTELMLVSGFSGIGKSALVQEIHKPILERRGYFVAGKYNQLGRSQPYSAIIQCFQELVRQILTEEPDTIAAWREQLHHALHPLGQVVVDVIPEVADIIGPQPPARELPPYESQNRFNAVFLKFVHVFMRADHPLVIFLDDLQWADTASLNLLHLLLTDPKTGYLFLLGAYRSNEVSAGHPLSAVLARLEQQQARINTVTLEELEPAHVAALLADALRRPTADCATLAELVMRKTAGNPFFINEFLKTLYTRGLVHFSSTCGGWDWDTARIEDEAITENVVALMADRITSLGGAAQELLRIAACLGSTFDLRTVALVRPESAITLAGILWDPLQAGLILPVGATLQLDPAVREQLAYIGDVGDGAPLEYRFLHDRVQQAAYSLIPEAERAETHLRIGRLLHKNLPTEEQAERIFDIVMQMNLGAELLTGETDRLELARLNFEAGGKAKLASAYEPALRYFDTGIGLLPEAAWERCYELAYPLHVEKFECEYMLLRFEQMERLFTYILERARTPVEKLPLYDIKLVVRMAAGNYDEANAIGIEALRLMDIDLPEHATVEDIGAAFGRVMGKIGGRKAMELLELPLASDPTTLPIMRLLSDLIGPTYQGNINLFALVVLQMVERSLDHGNTIYSAHGYNLFGSLLAVMGDSATAVEFGLMGNALSQRYNDLSSISRTHLVFGMMLSHLTMPLAESLRFLRTAEQAGLDSGDFHPVIYAVAHFPMGMFLIGAPLPEIAADVEHTRGYADAAHYQDGIDMATSYRQAIRCLQGRTRGAADFSDAEYDEAATMARLENNDGLLPLHWHLVCRLFACTFQGAYTDAAAAGRRAMSLVALSSTFTHALANHLYLPLALLLDWENMSDEQRADATQQIDACIEALGRFAEGNVAHVRALIDAERLLVQDRVLEAEDVYHTAIDLAHACGAIHVEALACERVARLYLRRGRPRVAEVFIRDAIYHYGRWGATHRATQLAREFPSAQGAHGVIDVLAASGTETETTNTAIGTLDLASVLKATQAISGAIVLGDLLRQLMDIAIEAGGAQRGVFMLARDGQLRVVAEARLGGETTLLLEDPPEPAGFVAESVVQLAAHKRDAFIVDDAAADRRFAADPFVRTHKSKSILCLPIMQKGTLCGMLYIENALATGAFGAQRAVLLALLSGQIAISLENAMFYENLERKVEERTAELREKNEELAVALDHLRKTQGHLIQTEKMASLGQLTAGIAHELRNPLNFVNNFSMLSLELVDDIVSNFEKHGEQRLRDVSEVFGEMFASLSENAVRIHEHGQRADRIVQNMLLHSRSGGSTLLPLDINALLDDSLKVVHHNVRSQYPDFDPLVTRRFAEGLPRVQGIPQDLTRAFINLMNNAFYAMHHKGGHEGGHDYIPTLNCSTALVDGNVIINIADNGPGIPREIQAKVFEPFFTTKPTGEGTGLGLSLSYETVVHGHGGRMTFESTPGHGTVFTIGLPV, from the coding sequence ATGCGAACATTACACGGATATACACTCGGTGAAAGTCTCTACGAAGGTTCCCGGACTCTCGTTTTCCGCGGCCGCCGCGACAGCGACGGCTCGCCCGTCGTCCTGAAATTCCTGCGCGCCGAATATCCCGGCGCGCGCGATCTGGCGCGGCGCGGCATGGAGTTCGAAATCATGCGACGCATCTCGTCCGACCGTGTCGTGCGCACCATCACCCTCGAAACGGCCGGGAACGGGAAGGCGCTGGTGCTCGAGGACTTCGGCGGCGCGTCTCTCTCAAATGTGCTTGCCGCGCGCCGGCCCGAACTTCCCGAGTGCCTCGACATCGCGATCGGCATCGTGGAAGGCATTGCCGCGATTCATGATCAGCACATCATTCACAAGGATATCAATCCGGGCAACGTGATCTACGCGTCCGGCACCGGCGAATTGCGCATCGCGGATTTCGACATCGCCTCGATGCTGACACGCGAGCAGCCCGAGATCCTGCATCCGCGGCGGCTCGAGGGAACACTGTCGTACATCTCGCCCGAGCAGACCGGCCGCATGAACCGCGCGATCGATTATCGCACGGACTTCTACTCGCTCGGCGTCACGCTCTACGTGCTCTTCACGGGCCGCCGTCCTTTCGACGCCGTGGATCCGCTGGAACTCGTGCACAGCCACATCGCGCGCACGCCCGCCGAACCGCATACCGTCGACGACACCGTGCCGGTCGTGCTTTCTCAGCTTGTCATGCGCCTGTTGGAGAAGACGCCGGAGGCGCGCTATCAGAGCGCGCTGGGCATACACCGCGACCTCGTCGAATGCCGCGACCGTCTGCAACGAGAGGGCGCGATCGCGCCGTTCGCGCTGGGGGCGCACGACGTGTCCGAGCGCTTCCATATCCCGCAGCGGCTCTACGGCCGCGAACACGAGATCGGGCAACTGCTCGAGGCCTTCGACCGCGTCGCCACCGGCACCACCGAGCTTATGCTTGTCTCCGGATTTTCGGGCATCGGCAAAAGCGCGCTCGTGCAGGAAATCCACAAACCGATACTCGAACGCCGCGGATATTTTGTGGCAGGAAAATACAACCAGCTCGGACGCTCGCAGCCATACAGCGCCATCATCCAGTGTTTCCAGGAACTCGTGCGGCAGATCCTCACCGAAGAGCCCGACACCATCGCCGCGTGGCGCGAGCAGCTCCATCACGCACTGCATCCGTTGGGACAGGTGGTGGTGGACGTCATTCCCGAGGTCGCCGACATCATCGGTCCGCAGCCGCCCGCGCGCGAGCTGCCGCCGTACGAATCGCAGAACCGCTTCAACGCGGTGTTCCTGAAATTCGTGCATGTGTTCATGCGTGCCGATCATCCGCTCGTGATATTCCTCGACGATCTACAGTGGGCCGACACCGCCTCGCTGAATCTGCTGCATCTGCTGCTCACCGATCCGAAGACCGGCTACCTGTTTCTGCTTGGCGCGTATCGCAGCAACGAGGTGTCGGCGGGGCATCCCCTGTCCGCCGTCCTTGCGCGCCTCGAACAGCAGCAGGCCCGGATCAACACCGTCACCCTCGAGGAACTCGAACCGGCGCATGTCGCCGCGCTGCTTGCCGATGCGCTGCGGCGGCCGACCGCCGATTGCGCCACACTTGCCGAGCTTGTCATGCGCAAGACTGCGGGCAATCCGTTTTTTATCAACGAATTTTTAAAGACGCTGTACACGCGCGGGCTGGTGCACTTCTCCTCGACATGCGGCGGATGGGACTGGGACACCGCGCGCATCGAGGACGAGGCGATCACGGAAAACGTCGTCGCGCTCATGGCGGACCGCATCACCTCGCTCGGCGGCGCCGCGCAGGAACTGCTTCGCATCGCCGCGTGTCTCGGCTCCACCTTCGACCTTCGCACAGTGGCGCTTGTGCGGCCCGAGTCCGCCATCACGCTGGCCGGCATACTGTGGGATCCGCTGCAGGCGGGATTGATTCTGCCCGTCGGCGCCACGCTGCAGCTCGATCCGGCCGTACGCGAACAGCTTGCCTATATCGGCGATGTCGGCGACGGGGCGCCGCTCGAATACCGCTTCCTGCACGACCGCGTCCAGCAGGCGGCATACTCGCTCATTCCCGAAGCCGAGCGCGCGGAGACACACCTGCGTATCGGGCGCCTGCTCCATAAAAACCTCCCGACCGAGGAACAGGCCGAGCGCATTTTCGACATCGTGATGCAGATGAATCTCGGAGCCGAACTGCTGACCGGCGAAACCGACCGCCTCGAGCTGGCGCGCTTGAACTTTGAGGCGGGCGGCAAGGCCAAACTTGCCAGCGCCTATGAACCGGCACTGCGGTATTTCGACACGGGCATCGGTCTGCTGCCCGAGGCGGCATGGGAGCGCTGTTACGAACTCGCCTATCCGCTGCACGTCGAAAAGTTCGAGTGTGAGTACATGCTGCTGCGCTTCGAGCAGATGGAGCGGCTTTTTACCTACATCCTCGAGCGCGCGCGCACACCCGTCGAGAAGCTTCCTTTGTATGATATCAAACTTGTCGTGCGCATGGCAGCGGGCAATTACGACGAGGCCAATGCCATCGGCATCGAAGCGCTGCGGTTGATGGACATCGACCTTCCGGAACATGCGACCGTGGAGGACATCGGCGCCGCCTTCGGCCGTGTGATGGGGAAAATCGGAGGACGCAAAGCCATGGAGCTGCTCGAACTCCCGCTGGCTTCGGATCCGACCACACTGCCCATCATGCGCCTTCTCAGCGATCTGATCGGTCCCACCTACCAGGGCAACATCAACCTCTTCGCGCTTGTGGTGCTGCAGATGGTCGAGCGGTCGCTCGATCATGGCAACACAATTTACTCGGCCCACGGGTACAACCTGTTCGGCAGTCTGCTCGCCGTGATGGGCGACAGCGCCACCGCGGTGGAATTCGGGCTCATGGGCAACGCGCTCAGCCAGCGCTACAACGATCTCTCGAGCATCAGCCGCACGCATCTGGTGTTCGGCATGATGCTGAGCCACCTGACCATGCCGCTCGCCGAGAGCCTGCGTTTCCTGCGAACCGCCGAGCAGGCGGGGTTGGACTCCGGCGATTTTCATCCCGTCATTTACGCGGTCGCGCACTTCCCCATGGGTATGTTCCTGATCGGCGCGCCGCTTCCCGAGATAGCGGCCGATGTTGAACACACGCGGGGATACGCGGATGCCGCGCACTATCAGGACGGCATCGACATGGCCACCAGCTACCGCCAGGCGATACGCTGCCTGCAGGGCCGGACGCGCGGCGCGGCGGATTTCAGCGACGCGGAATACGATGAGGCGGCGACGATGGCGCGCCTCGAGAACAACGACGGCCTGCTGCCGCTGCACTGGCACCTCGTGTGCCGCCTCTTCGCCTGCACCTTCCAGGGCGCGTACACCGACGCGGCCGCGGCCGGCCGTCGCGCGATGTCGCTCGTCGCCCTGTCGAGCACCTTCACACACGCCCTGGCGAATCACCTGTATCTGCCACTCGCCCTGCTCCTCGACTGGGAGAACATGTCGGACGAGCAGCGCGCCGACGCGACACAACAGATCGATGCCTGCATCGAGGCGCTCGGCCGTTTCGCCGAGGGCAATGTCGCACACGTACGCGCGCTGATCGACGCCGAACGTCTCCTCGTTCAGGACAGGGTGCTCGAGGCGGAGGATGTCTATCACACAGCGATCGACCTGGCGCATGCCTGCGGCGCGATACATGTGGAAGCCCTGGCCTGCGAGCGTGTCGCGCGGCTCTATCTCCGGCGCGGACGGCCGAGAGTGGCGGAAGTATTTATTCGCGATGCGATCTATCACTACGGCCGCTGGGGCGCGACGCACAGGGCCACACAACTCGCGCGTGAATTCCCCTCGGCGCAGGGCGCGCACGGCGTCATCGACGTGCTCGCGGCAAGCGGCACGGAAACCGAAACCACAAACACCGCGATCGGCACGCTGGATCTTGCCTCCGTGCTCAAGGCGACACAGGCCATCAGCGGGGCCATCGTGCTCGGCGACCTGTTGCGACAGCTCATGGATATTGCCATCGAGGCGGGCGGCGCGCAGCGCGGCGTGTTTATGCTCGCGCGCGACGGCCAGTTGCGCGTTGTGGCCGAGGCGCGGCTCGGCGGCGAGACGACACTGTTGCTCGAGGATCCGCCGGAACCCGCGGGCTTTGTGGCAGAGAGTGTCGTACAACTCGCGGCACACAAACGTGATGCGTTTATCGTGGACGATGCGGCGGCCGATCGACGCTTTGCGGCCGATCCCTTCGTGCGAACGCACAAATCAAAATCCATCCTGTGCCTGCCCATCATGCAGAAGGGGACGCTGTGCGGCATGCTCTACATCGAGAATGCGCTTGCCACCGGCGCCTTCGGCGCGCAGCGCGCCGTGCTGCTTGCGCTGCTCTCCGGACAGATCGCGATCTCGCTCGAGAACGCGATGTTCTACGAGAACCTCGAACGCAAGGTGGAGGAAAGGACGGCCGAGCTGCGCGAGAAGAACGAGGAACTCGCCGTGGCCCTCGATCATCTGCGCAAGACGCAGGGGCACCTAATTCAGACCGAGAAGATGGCCTCGCTCGGACAGCTCACAGCGGGCATCGCGCACGAACTAAGGAATCCGCTCAATTTTGTCAACAACTTCTCCATGCTCTCGCTCGAGTTGGTCGACGACATCGTGTCGAACTTCGAGAAACACGGCGAGCAGCGTCTGCGGGACGTATCGGAGGTGTTCGGCGAGATGTTTGCAAGTCTCTCCGAAAACGCCGTGCGAATTCACGAACACGGACAGCGCGCGGATCGAATCGTGCAGAACATGCTGCTGCACTCGCGCAGCGGCGGCAGCACGCTGCTGCCCCTCGACATCAACGCGCTGCTCGACGACTCGCTGAAAGTGGTGCATCACAACGTGCGCTCGCAGTATCCGGACTTCGATCCCCTCGTCACACGCCGCTTCGCGGAGGGACTGCCGCGGGTACAGGGTATTCCGCAGGATCTCACGCGCGCCTTCATCAACCTCATGAACAACGCCTTCTACGCCATGCACCACAAAGGCGGGCACGAAGGCGGCCACGACTACATCCCCACGCTGAACTGCTCGACCGCGCTCGTGGACGGCAACGTCATCATCAACATTGCCGACAACGGTCCGGGCATCCCCCGTGAAATACAGGCCAAGGTTTTTGAACCCTTCTTCACCACCAAACCCACCGGCGAAGGAACCGGTCTCGGACTCTCGCTCAGTTATGAGACCGTGGTGCACGGCCACGGCGGACGTATGACTTTCGAGAGCACACCCGGCCACGGCACCGTGTTCACGATCGGTCTGCCGGTGTAG
- a CDS encoding NAD(P)-binding protein — protein sequence MAGSSPEGKTRIALLGGGAGALSTAFALTSPHNPNASQYEVTVYQLGWRLGGKGASGRNQAASDRIEEHGLHVWMGFYENAFAVMREAYGEWKGPGNRFGDWRHAFTPQNFVPYQEFIEGQWRTWPIEYPTNSAEPGDGSELPSLWNYVEMVLGALWELITHHELFTVPDDPAPKPASWLSSLFHGAVEAVEKELAAAGGFLLRHALDFVRMLDADPHTHDPAHHRTLDDLLRRFLGWLWDTIGRDVERNDTLRRLWILVDLGIANLRGLLGEGVFTRGLAVLNQYEYRDFLRRYGASDLTLSSVPLRALYDLYFGFENGDTSRPNIAAGVAVHAMGRLLFTYKGSIFWKMNAGMGDTIFSPLYGVLQQRGVRFRFFHRVTDIENNGGDSITTVRLKRQVRLKDAAAEYQPLVYIDGLACWPSEPLYDQLDAAQAAKLQEQHIDLESFWTPWQDEGEEEPVELRKGEDFDLVVLGMPPASLAHILSPSIRDRNNWKDMLAHVGTVQTMAAQLWIEKDLAELGWNSPSPITTAYAEPLDTWCDMTHLIDRESWKAPLLPKNISYFCGPMQDASVIPPPDDHTFPAHEADRVKRVAISWIDSELSRFLPGAAPVVNPAGFDWNLLVDPDAKRSGEARFDSQYWRANCDPSHRYTLSTAGSITHRLAADGSGFDNLILCGDWINCIINVGCVESTVMSGLLASRAISGYPSKIVGEEIWS from the coding sequence ATGGCCGGTTCATCTCCCGAAGGAAAGACGCGTATCGCCTTGCTTGGCGGCGGCGCGGGCGCTTTGAGCACCGCGTTTGCGCTGACGAGTCCGCACAATCCCAACGCATCACAATACGAGGTGACAGTCTATCAACTTGGCTGGCGCCTCGGAGGCAAGGGTGCCAGCGGACGGAATCAGGCGGCGTCGGACCGCATCGAGGAACACGGACTGCACGTGTGGATGGGGTTCTACGAAAACGCCTTTGCCGTGATGCGCGAGGCCTATGGCGAGTGGAAGGGTCCGGGCAACCGCTTCGGCGACTGGCGACACGCATTCACACCGCAGAATTTTGTTCCCTATCAGGAGTTCATCGAGGGACAGTGGCGCACCTGGCCGATCGAGTATCCGACAAACTCGGCGGAGCCGGGCGACGGCAGCGAACTCCCCTCGCTGTGGAACTATGTGGAGATGGTGCTCGGCGCGCTGTGGGAACTGATCACCCATCATGAACTTTTCACGGTGCCCGACGACCCCGCGCCCAAACCCGCGTCGTGGCTGTCGTCGCTGTTTCACGGCGCGGTCGAGGCGGTGGAGAAGGAACTCGCCGCGGCCGGAGGTTTCCTGCTGCGCCATGCACTCGATTTTGTGCGTATGCTCGATGCGGATCCGCACACACACGACCCCGCGCATCACCGCACACTCGACGATCTCCTCCGCCGCTTCCTCGGCTGGCTCTGGGATACGATCGGCCGCGATGTGGAGCGCAACGACACGCTGCGCCGGCTGTGGATACTGGTCGATCTCGGAATCGCCAATCTCCGCGGCCTGCTCGGCGAGGGAGTGTTCACACGCGGACTCGCGGTTCTCAACCAGTACGAGTACCGCGACTTCCTGCGCAGATACGGCGCGTCGGACCTGACGCTCTCGTCCGTTCCGCTCCGCGCGCTGTACGACCTGTATTTCGGCTTTGAGAACGGAGACACCAGCCGGCCGAACATCGCGGCGGGTGTGGCCGTACACGCCATGGGACGCCTGCTGTTCACCTACAAGGGCTCGATCTTCTGGAAGATGAACGCCGGCATGGGCGACACGATTTTCTCGCCTCTGTACGGCGTCCTGCAACAGCGCGGCGTTCGTTTCCGCTTCTTCCATCGGGTCACCGATATCGAGAACAACGGCGGCGATTCGATCACGACCGTGCGGCTGAAGCGGCAAGTGCGACTCAAGGACGCCGCCGCGGAATACCAACCGCTCGTGTACATCGACGGACTCGCCTGCTGGCCCAGCGAGCCGCTCTACGATCAGCTCGACGCAGCGCAGGCCGCGAAACTGCAGGAGCAGCACATCGACCTCGAGTCGTTTTGGACGCCCTGGCAGGACGAGGGAGAGGAGGAGCCCGTCGAACTGCGCAAGGGTGAGGACTTCGACCTCGTGGTGCTCGGCATGCCGCCCGCGTCGCTCGCGCACATCCTTTCACCGTCGATACGCGACCGTAATAACTGGAAGGACATGCTTGCACATGTGGGCACAGTGCAGACGATGGCGGCGCAACTCTGGATCGAGAAGGATCTCGCGGAGTTGGGCTGGAACTCTCCGAGCCCCATCACGACGGCATACGCCGAACCACTCGACACATGGTGCGATATGACACACCTGATCGATCGCGAGTCGTGGAAGGCGCCTCTGCTTCCGAAAAACATCAGCTACTTCTGCGGGCCCATGCAGGATGCGTCCGTCATTCCACCGCCCGACGATCACACGTTTCCCGCGCACGAGGCCGATCGTGTCAAACGTGTCGCGATATCATGGATCGATTCCGAGCTGTCGCGCTTCCTGCCCGGAGCGGCGCCTGTGGTGAATCCCGCGGGCTTCGACTGGAATCTGCTGGTCGATCCCGACGCCAAACGGAGCGGAGAGGCGCGTTTCGACTCGCAGTACTGGCGCGCGAACTGCGATCCCTCGCACCGTTACACACTCTCCACCGCGGGCAGCATCACACACCGCCTTGCGGCCGACGGTTCCGGCTTCGACAACCTCATCCTCTGCGGCGACTGGATCAACTGCATCATCAATGTGGGCTGCGTGGAATCGACGGTCATGTCGGGCCTGCTCGCCTCGCGCGCGATCTCCGGCTACCCGTCGAAGATCGTCGGCGAAGAAATCTGGTCCTGA
- a CDS encoding NAD(P)-binding protein produces the protein MWAAWNRRSCRACSPRARSPATRRRSSAKKSGPEGGTDMKRRIAVLGGGVGSMAAVYTLMDDPDWREKYDITVYQQGWRLGGKGASGRNLGAGDRIEEHGLHIWLGFYENAFAMIKRAYAELDRPAGAPLRTWQDAFKPGNQILFTERINGEWKLWPVDFPTNDEVPGTGGVFLTPWDYVCMLIEWMHSQTQSSVPLDDLQKRATEQPHHGIIGDIARDLERLGVAVAELAGAALLEEAAHLARSIGSDTTTHDPSHHRGILGLVDGFMHWLWKLIELELDRHNELRRLFVVLDVARAILRGIVVDGVLEHGFEAINNIEFRAWLLRNGASEKYSVYSAPIQGIYDLVFAYERGNTSDPACANLEAGTGCYGSLRMMLTYKGSIYWKMQAGMGDTIFTPFHELFRRYPENIRVAYFHQVTGIESDDGAHVTGIRLFEQVRLREGLQQYDPLVDVKGLPCWPSEPLYEQLDPGDAAELQRENINLESWWSPWRAKEAERTHTLRVGVDFDDVICGIPPAMLAQLLADSITSRPAWTSMLSKVQSVQTQGVQLWLAPDLASLGWTGPDDPLLAGYVEPESTWADMSHLIPHENWPPDSMPRTLAYLCGVFDDAAVIPPSTDTGFPAREYERFSRESAAWLRSNIATLWPDAVDAAGAFKPGVVLSQYLRANIDPNERYVLSVVGSSEHRLDAGGSGLANLYLAGDWVRNIINAGCVEAATIGGMRAARALSGRAVQIIGEDPGRKDSN, from the coding sequence ATGTGGGCTGCGTGGAATCGACGGTCATGTCGGGCCTGCTCGCCTCGCGCGCGATCTCCGGCTACCCGTCGAAGATCGTCGGCGAAGAAATCTGGTCCTGAAGGAGGAACCGACATGAAACGACGTATAGCAGTTCTCGGCGGCGGAGTGGGATCGATGGCGGCGGTGTACACCCTCATGGACGATCCGGACTGGCGCGAGAAATACGACATCACCGTGTACCAGCAGGGATGGCGGCTCGGGGGCAAGGGTGCAAGCGGACGCAACCTCGGCGCGGGCGACCGTATCGAGGAGCACGGCCTGCACATCTGGCTGGGCTTCTACGAAAACGCCTTCGCAATGATCAAGCGGGCCTACGCGGAACTCGACCGTCCGGCGGGCGCGCCGCTGCGCACATGGCAGGACGCCTTCAAACCCGGGAACCAGATCCTATTCACCGAACGGATCAACGGCGAATGGAAACTCTGGCCCGTCGACTTCCCAACCAACGACGAGGTACCCGGCACGGGTGGTGTCTTTCTGACGCCGTGGGATTACGTGTGTATGCTCATCGAGTGGATGCACAGCCAGACGCAATCGAGCGTCCCTCTCGACGATCTCCAGAAACGCGCCACCGAACAACCTCATCACGGGATTATCGGCGACATCGCGCGCGACCTCGAGCGGCTCGGAGTGGCCGTCGCCGAATTGGCAGGCGCCGCGCTGCTCGAGGAGGCCGCCCACCTCGCGCGGTCGATCGGCAGCGATACCACCACACACGATCCCTCGCATCATCGCGGCATACTCGGCCTTGTCGACGGCTTCATGCACTGGCTGTGGAAACTCATCGAGCTTGAACTCGACAGACATAATGAATTACGCCGGCTCTTCGTGGTGCTCGACGTGGCGCGCGCCATACTGCGCGGCATTGTTGTGGACGGTGTGCTCGAACACGGATTCGAAGCGATCAACAACATCGAATTCCGCGCCTGGCTGCTGCGCAACGGCGCGTCGGAGAAATACAGCGTGTACTCGGCGCCCATACAGGGCATTTACGATCTGGTCTTCGCCTACGAGCGCGGCAACACATCGGATCCCGCGTGTGCAAATCTCGAGGCGGGCACCGGCTGTTACGGGTCGCTGCGCATGATGCTCACCTACAAGGGCTCCATCTACTGGAAGATGCAGGCGGGCATGGGCGATACAATCTTCACTCCGTTCCACGAGTTGTTCCGCCGGTATCCCGAAAACATCCGTGTCGCATATTTCCATCAAGTGACGGGAATCGAATCCGACGACGGCGCACATGTCACGGGCATCCGCCTGTTCGAACAAGTGCGCCTGCGTGAGGGGCTGCAGCAGTACGATCCGCTCGTCGATGTGAAGGGACTTCCCTGCTGGCCGTCGGAGCCCCTCTACGAACAGCTCGATCCTGGTGATGCCGCGGAACTGCAGCGCGAGAACATCAACCTCGAATCGTGGTGGTCGCCCTGGCGCGCGAAGGAGGCGGAACGCACACACACGCTGCGGGTCGGCGTCGATTTCGACGACGTGATCTGCGGCATACCTCCCGCCATGCTCGCGCAGTTGCTTGCGGATTCCATCACCTCGCGGCCCGCGTGGACCAGCATGCTCTCGAAGGTGCAGAGTGTGCAGACGCAGGGCGTACAGCTCTGGCTCGCGCCCGATCTCGCGTCGTTGGGATGGACGGGGCCGGACGATCCGCTGCTCGCGGGATATGTGGAACCCGAGAGCACCTGGGCCGACATGTCGCATCTCATCCCGCACGAGAACTGGCCTCCCGATTCGATGCCGCGCACGCTGGCGTATCTGTGCGGCGTGTTCGATGACGCGGCCGTCATACCGCCCTCCACCGACACCGGCTTTCCCGCGCGCGAATACGAACGATTCTCGCGGGAGTCGGCCGCATGGCTGCGGTCGAACATCGCCACGCTGTGGCCCGATGCCGTCGATGCCGCGGGCGCCTTCAAACCCGGCGTCGTGCTGTCGCAATACTTGCGCGCCAACATCGATCCCAACGAACGGTATGTGCTGTCGGTGGTGGGCAGCAGCGAGCACCGTCTGGACGCGGGCGGATCGGGACTTGCCAATCTGTATCTCGCGGGCGACTGGGTGCGCAACATCATCAACGCCGGATGTGTGGAGGCCGCGACTATCGGCGGCATGCGCGCGGCGCGCGCACTCTCGGGCCGTGCCGTCCAGATCATCGGAGAGGATCCCGGCCGCAAGGACAGCAACTGA
- the nuoE gene encoding NADH-quinone oxidoreductase subunit NuoE: MENTIPETDPLQRYPRKDASWLIDMLQDVQEIHGYLPEAEMERVAEYIGIPVSRVYGVATFYNQFRFQPFGEYVIKVCRGTACHVKGSFDLLQTLENELGVKAGDTTRDRLFTLETVACIGACSIAPVIAVNEQFHGGLTVKSLQKLLRTYKAKAQKTEAEHEPVC, encoded by the coding sequence ATGGAAAACACAATTCCCGAAACGGATCCTCTGCAGCGCTACCCGCGGAAGGACGCCTCCTGGCTCATCGACATGCTGCAGGACGTGCAGGAAATCCATGGATACCTGCCCGAAGCAGAGATGGAACGAGTCGCCGAGTACATCGGCATCCCTGTCTCGCGTGTGTACGGTGTGGCCACCTTCTATAACCAATTCCGCTTCCAGCCCTTTGGTGAATACGTGATCAAGGTTTGCCGCGGCACCGCCTGCCACGTCAAGGGATCCTTCGATCTTCTGCAGACACTTGAAAACGAGCTGGGCGTCAAGGCCGGCGATACCACGCGCGACCGCCTCTTCACGCTCGAGACCGTCGCGTGTATCGGCGCCTGTTCCATCGCGCCGGTCATAGCGGTGAATGAGCAGTTCCACGGCGGTCTCACCGTCAAATCGCTGCAGAAGCTGCTCCGCACCTACAAGGCGAAAGCGCAGAAAACGGAGGCCGAACATGAACCCGTTTGTTGA